The window CGCGCGCCACACCTCGCCCATGCCCCCGCGCCCGATGAGATCGAGCAGCCGGTAGCGGCTCTGGATCAGCCTCGTGTCCGCCATCGCCCGTTACCGCCCCCGTCTGCCTCGCACTGCCCGCCCGGGCCTCGTCCGGACCGCGCCGGGCTCACCTACCCTGCCCCGGCCCGATCCGAAGGGCGCTCCCCCGGCCCCGCGCCCTCTTCGGCACCGTCCAGTATGGCGCCCAGCCTGCGGAGTTCGTACGGGGTGGGTCTGCTGCCCGGGCCCAGTCGTGCCATCGCCTTCGCGATGTGGCGTGGAGGCAGACGACGGCGCAGGCGGGCGGGGACGAGGCGCAGGAGCGCCCCCGTGGCGCGCAGGCGGCGGTCGGCCACCGCCGGAGCGGGCGCGGGCCTGCCGTACAGCTCGTGGGCGTACGCGGGCAGGGAGTCGTAGGCGAGGGCGGCCACCCGCCGCCACAGCAGGGCACGCGCCGGAACGAGGAGGGCGGGTACGGGCGGGCTGCGCAGGAAGTCGTCGACCTCCCGTGCCTCCGCACCCGCTGCCAGCCGGGGACGGATGCCTTCGAAGTAGGCGCGTAGGGCGGCGGCCGAGCCGGGCACTCCGGAGGGGTCGAGGCCGACGAGCCGGGCGGACTCGCGCTGTTCGTCGACGTAGCGGTCGGCCAGGGCGTCGCTGAGCGGGAAGCCGGAGCGGCGCTCGACC is drawn from Streptomyces sp. NBC_00178 and contains these coding sequences:
- a CDS encoding oxygenase MpaB family protein, whose protein sequence is MDGTVEGADPGLFGPHSVTWQMHGDPMMWVAGVRALYLQALHPRALRGVLQNSDFRKDAWGRLLRTADFVGTLSYGTTGAAEKYGARVRRIHRLLRATDPATGEVYGIDEPELLLWVHCAEVDSYLQVERRSGFPLSDALADRYVDEQRESARLVGLDPSGVPGSAAALRAYFEGIRPRLAAGAEAREVDDFLRSPPVPALLVPARALLWRRVAALAYDSLPAYAHELYGRPAPAPAVADRRLRATGALLRLVPARLRRRLPPRHIAKAMARLGPGSRPTPYELRRLGAILDGAEEGAGPGERPSDRAGAG